The Anabrus simplex isolate iqAnaSimp1 chromosome 6, ASM4041472v1, whole genome shotgun sequence genome includes the window atatccatttgcattcactgtcctcttcttacagggaggtttaaataatagatggatttatttgcagtgttaaaaaggtagtcacaacataattctgaagtagctagtaagtaggtaggctattaggttatactatttattactttaatgaatcttagtattataacttagttgacatttgacaattaaactcgactctagcctgccctatgactatgagtgatgctcatgaccactcaaaagtacctgctttatattgggaagaacggctcagtattttctcagttcatatgtcacatcgttgcacaagatttcaatcatatgtggacagacacaataacagtatgttgaatcagaaaaccagcgggctactgtacatctcgggtagcctatacgaaatatgacgatttaaaaaaatcctcagctgatagaaaaatacatattttcaaaaatgactgagcgagttgtcatgcggttaatatcgtgtggctatgcgcttgcattcgggggatggtgggttcgaatcccaccgtcggcagccgttaagatggttttccgtagtttccccattttcacaccaggaaatgctgggactataccttaattcaggccatggctgctaccttcctaatcctaacatttcccactctgcgtcgctggaaaccttcgatgtattagagtaactagcattttttctaagataggagttcatagtatgaagaccagatggcagctgcgagcactgaatgctgttgctgctgtcttaccagcacatactacacagatgcagtaggagcagtgaccaatgagccgtgaatcggatcactgtatcgattcagtaatgtgaacggaatcaaatgaatagattcagtaaaatgaatcgaatgtcccatcactagtggcgatatgacggaccgaagcctagcacacctacccCCCCCCCACCGGTCACCGCGCCAatcaggcatacagcagcaagccgagTGCCACGAGTCAAGGGGAGAGGGACGAGTCTCTGAGCTGCAATATCAGTccccgaagccttgttctcagaaatacgtgccaTATTttctctcattgctttcaaggtttgtaagatgcttacattataatgtgctttagatttccattgttcGCATTTGacatttgggcttcactgatagtctTGGTAGCCCTCAGCATATGCCACTACGGGCAGTGCACTGATTGCACTGTAGCTGTAAGGTTTAGTTTCAAAAATTGTcctaataatacatttttattataatgttattttgttATAGTGATCTCTTGGTGAAAATTGCACCCACAGAAAAGTACAGGTAAAATCTAGGCTACTTAGCAGCTCCTGTAGCAAATAAAGATGTAAGTGGAGTAAAAACTATGCTCGACTTTATTAATAGAATGGTTCTCCCAAAAGGACTTGTGTTCTTATTTTGCCCTGCTTTATGAAACTCCTATCATGTTTTTACCCTACTTTTTTTAGCTCAGGCCTATTTCCCAATGGATTATCCTTTTTTATTCCTCCCGATCTTGATAAAGTGTCCATCAGATTCTTAAAGCAGACCAATTCAGCCCTTGATAATTTTTCTGTATAGATTTCTTGTGCCTACAAGACAGTCAATGGCCTGAAGATATATGACTAATTACACTGAGATCACATTTGTGAGAAAGTGGTTATGATGCAAACAGAGATATCAGACAACAGTGATGGAGGAACAAGGGAGGAAAAGATATAATAAATCAATTTCCAAATGAATGCAGATTCTCTTGTATTTTCTTAAGTACAATATATAACTGTGAATTGATATCAGAATATCATCAAGTATACTTGGCGTTGCTCCACCCAAAATAGAGCGTACCTTATAGTCGTcgttttttaatatttttggacaCTTTTGAGACTTTGATAGTTAAACTTACTTTTCCATCTTTGTCAGCAAAGTTCTTGTATGTATCTTCATTAGCAAAAAACAGTTCTGTCGACAGTTTTGTGGGATCTAAATCTGAGGAATCATTCTTAGCCACGTCTGTGTAGCACAATGAACGACGTCCATCTTTAGACATTAGAGTGGCGGTGTACGTGAACATCGTCGCTTCTTCAGCATCTCCAATGTAATGAACACATGAGGTTAGATATCTCTTATTGGGATTAACAGATACAAACCAAAAGAATAGCTCCTTCTGGACACACATTAGATAATAATATTTAACAGCTAAGAATGAGCCCTGCCATGTCCAATCGCCTACACCAGAATTCAAAATATACCCAGCGTGCTGGTCCGTGTAATGCTTGGTCAGCTGATCTCTACCCCCAGTCCATGTGCAGACCATAGGACATTTATAAAACCTGCGAGGACAATTAAGCTGATGCTGCTCGACTTCTGAGCCTAGCACTCTCACAGTGCAATCACGATCTTTATTCTCGCAAGGAAAGAGAATGTGCTTTGCCATTTCTTCAGCTACATAATTCCTGCCTGAACTTAAACCTGCTCTGCATACTGGACATGTCGATACACCTTTCTTCTTACAACTTGAGCAAATGCTATGACCTGACACACAATTGTGAATTGTACTTGTCATATATTTAAAACAAACTGGGCATTCCAAAGACTTCAGTAGATCCACACTTGGCTGTGATTCAGCAGATCCAGTAATTTGATCCTCGTCCTGAAACAGAAACAAAGAGACTAATGTAGGCTATCAGCTCAAGGACATTTTATCCTATTAcacgttatgagtctcattatgatagccgtattggagtacagaatgtaaaagtttcaaacaaatttatttaaaaaccaccactccaatactttaaaatctctaagtctaagatacaaatgctacatacatgttaaaatgggacatgttttgcttaggctttgtaagcatcttcagccatacttcatctaaagctaagtcagggccctgaactgggtttctcattaaagtataataatacaagataaaacagtcataaaatctagtttgtggaaaaagcaatacttaaatgcaaataaaattcaataatgaacttgtcatagtattgtatgtacatggaatgaatactagtgttcatctaaaaaaagtacacgttagttatttgtagaacaagacagtcataatgatctgacatacatttggattgtaccgATTGTTAGACAGTAATGAAGTGTGGATTAATTAAAAATTTCGAAAAATAACCTTCGAGCATTGTTGACTGAGAATCAGGTATGTAGAATACAGTAGACAAATGTTGGGACGGTACCTATCTCAAGGCCAAAGCTGCTTCCTTCATTCTTCCTTATCTACCCCTTCGATCTTCTGATCCCCGCCACAAGGcctctgtccagcatagcaggtgaggccgcatgggcgaggtactagtccttcttCCCAGTTTCATCTCCAACCTAGAGTCTCACTCACGACCACAGTGTCCTacaggaggtagaggtgggatccctcactgagtccgagggaaaaaccaaacccgcaaggtaaacggattaataaagaaagaatgaatggataaatgaCTGAGATCAGTGCTGAACCCACAGTTTTCGGGCTCGCTA containing:
- the LOC137501201 gene encoding E3 ubiquitin-protein ligase sina-like; this translates as MSSNSSLKVNSKDEDQITGSAESQPSVDLLKSLECPVCFKYMTSTIHNCVSGHSICSSCKKKGVSTCPVCRAGLSSGRNYVAEEMAKHILFPCENKDRDCTVRVLGSEVEQHQLNCPRRFYKCPMVCTWTGGRDQLTKHYTDQHAGYILNSGVGDWTWQGSFLAVKYYYLMCVQKELFFWFVSVNPNKRYLTSCVHYIGDAEEATMFTYTATLMSKDGRRSLCYTDVAKNDSSDLDPTKLSTELFFANEDTYKNFADKDGKVSLTIKVSKVSKNIKKRRL